The Cellulomonas wangleii genome includes a region encoding these proteins:
- a CDS encoding DUF948 domain-containing protein: protein MSIGDVAGLIAAIAFVALVGFIARPLLRLADVLDETRTSVKEITDHALPVLDETARVVASSATQIDKVDTVTTAAAQVGENVSALTSLVTATVGAPLLKVAAFSYGVRRALAGLRAGGGVR, encoded by the coding sequence GTGTCGATCGGTGACGTCGCGGGGCTCATCGCCGCGATCGCGTTCGTGGCTCTGGTCGGGTTCATCGCGCGCCCCCTGCTGCGGCTCGCCGACGTGCTGGACGAGACCCGCACCTCCGTCAAGGAGATCACCGACCACGCGCTGCCGGTGCTGGACGAGACGGCACGCGTCGTCGCGTCCTCCGCGACGCAGATCGACAAGGTCGACACCGTCACCACCGCCGCGGCCCAGGTCGGGGAGAACGTCTCCGCCCTGACGTCGCTGGTCACGGCGACCGTCGGAGCCCCGCTGCTCAAGGTCGCCGCCTTCTCGTACGGCGTGCGCCGGGCCCTGGCCGGGCTGCGTGCCGGCGGTGGCGTGCGATGA